A genomic window from Montipora capricornis isolate CH-2021 chromosome 8, ASM3666992v2, whole genome shotgun sequence includes:
- the LOC138013830 gene encoding uncharacterized protein, with translation MWTQHWPITELKILDREVRKIIVENGGKHPGGSTALLSLPREQGRRGLRAVEMEYKVTKVKAAIRMYENQDPAMKMVREFDERAESFGHKSIVKDAAKFAAELGVDLHLKHPEPVCVMSSGEAIPPQRVKGVLKEWVEEKYERDVRGLEWQGKLLRERKDDEQLCTNGCFSWLSTWRSCPTYTIAGAFELYEQLLPTKLYTSKKTHTSCSGDVKCRICGHAQESVSHILSGCTALAQTKYLFRHNMALRVLFYEILHDQGLLEELPPWYSPVMPKPEYRSEQVEAWWDVPVYADHQEVRANRVDARIVDHANKKVLTLEMSCPWISNREKKSEEKTMKYGPLRWELKQQYRGYEVIQHNIIMDVLGGWSRETETPIQSLVGRKANQVLEAMQKAVLSSSLNIARTFKVMI, from the coding sequence ATGTGGACTCAACACTGGCCGATAACAGAGTTGAAGATCTTGGACAGGGAAGTGCGCAAGATCATAGTGGAAAATGGCGGGAAACACCCAGGTGGTTCTACGGCTCTCTTGTCCCTGCCGAGGGAACAAGGCAGAAGAGGTCTACGTGCGGTGGAGATGGAGTATAAAGTGACCAAGGTCAAAGCAGCGATTCGAATGTATGAGAACCAAGACCCGGCGATGAAAATGGTGAGAGAGTTTGACGAAAGAGCCGAGTCATTCGGCCATAAATCAATAGTGAAAGATGCGGCAAAGTTTGCGGCGGAGTTGGGTGTTGACCTTCATCTTAAACACCCGGAACCTGTATGTGTTATGAGCAGTGGAGAGGCCATCCCACCGCAACGCGTGAAGGGAGTGCTGAAAGAATGGGTGGAGGAGAAGTATGAGAGGGACGTACGCGGCCTAGAATGGCAGGGGAAGCTGCTGAGAGAGAGAAAGGACGATGAACAGCTGTGCACGAACGGATGTTTCAGCTGGCTGAGTACATGGAGATCATGTCCCACGTATACTATTGCTGGTGCGTTTGAACTGTACGAGCAACTTTTGCCAACAAAGCTCTACACTAGCAAAAAGACTCACACAAGTTGCTCTGGGGATGTGAAGTGTAGAATATGTGGCCACGCCCAAGAGAGTGTCTCTCATATCCTGTCCGGGTGCACTGCGTTGGCTCAGACCAAGTATTTGTTCAGACACAACATGGCTCTAAGGGTCCTGTTTTATGAGATCTTACATGACCAGGGTCTTCTCGAGGAACTACCACCGTGGTACTCGCCAGTAATGCCCAAGCCGGAGTACAGGTCAGAACAAGTGGAAGCATGGTGGGATGTACCCGTGTATGCGGACCACCAGGAGGTTCGAGCCAACCGTGTAGACGCGAGGATTGTGGATCATGCAAACAAGAAAGTGCTGACCttagagatgagctgcccttggaTTAGTAACCGAGAGAAAAAGAGCGAGGAGAAGACGATGAAGTATGGCCCGTtaaggtgggaattgaagcaGCAGTATAGAGGTTACGAGGTGATTCAACATAACATTATCATGGACGTGTTGGGAGGCTGGTCGAGAGAAACCGAAACCCCAATTCAATCACTGGTAGGACGTAAGGCGAATCAAGTTTTAGAGGCCATGCAAAAGGCAGTCTTGTCGTCATCCCTAAATATAGCGAGGACTTTCAAGGTTATGATATGA
- the LOC138013831 gene encoding uncharacterized protein → MIIGSVDSVTVGDAMIKPVTCVRNLVVWFDQHMTMRDRIGKICSKMFYSLYNLRQIRKCLTDEACKTLVHALVTCHLDYCNTLLHDVSQYQQQRLQRVLNAAAQLICRLPKYCHITRVFKDVHWLPIKYRVIFKITLPVFKIVHGLAPSYLETLIRVKPEGHNLLRNKDHLLVPKDKCKTFGDRAFFKSGPYCGTVYLTILDK, encoded by the coding sequence ATGATCATCGGTTCTGTGGACAGTGTCACAGTTGGTGATGCTATGATTAAACCCGTAACATGTGTACGAAATCTTGTTGTATGGTTCGACCAGCACATGACAATGAGAGATCGCATTGGGAAAATATGTAGCAAAATGTTCTACAGTCTCTATAACCTACGACAAATAAGAAAATGCTTGACGGATGAGGCCTGTAAGACCCTGGTGCATGCACTCGTGACCTGCCATTTAGATTACTGTAATACCTTACTGCATGATGTCTCACAATACCAACAACAACGTCTACAGAGGGTTCTCAATGCAGCTGCTCAGTTGATATGCCGTTTACCGAAATATTGTCACATAACACGAGTGTTTAAAGACGTTCACTGGCTACCGATAAAATATCGAGTTATCTTTAAGATCACTCTGCCAGTTTTCAAAATTGTACATGGTCTAGCACCCTCATATTTGGAAACTCTGATAAGAGTGAAACCGGAAGGACATAACctcctcagaaacaaagatCACCTGTTGGTTCCAAAAGATAAATGCAAAACGTTTGGAGACAGGGCTTTCTTCAAATCTGGACCATACTGTGGAACAGTTTACCTGACAATATTAGACAAATAA